ACGACACCGAGCCCGGGTCGGCCATGGAGCCGCCGTTGCGGGTCATGGCGACCCGCACGTCGGAGGCGGCACGGTTGCGGTTGTCGGTGAGGCACTCGATGAGCACCGCGACGCCGTTCGGGCCGTAGCCCTCGTACATGATCGTCTCGTAGTCGGCACCGCCGGCCTCGAGACCGCCACCGCGCTTGATGGCGGAGTCGATGTTCTTGTTCGGCACCGACTGCTTCTTGGCCTTCTGGACGGCGTCGTAGAGCGTCGGATTGCCCTCGAGGTCGACGCCGCCCATGCGCGCCGCGACCTCGATGTTCTTGATCAGCTTCGCGAAGAGTTTGCCGCGCTTGGCGTCGATCACGGCCTTCTTGTGCTTCGTCGTAGCCCATTTAGAGTGGCCGGACATCTGCCTGTCTCCTTCGCGTAACCCATCCCTGCAACGAACGCGGAAATCCTACAAGGACTCGGCCGCCCGCTCGGCCCGCACCATGTCGACGAAGAGCGCGTGCATGCGGTGGTCGCCGGTCAGCTCCGGGTGGAACGAGGTCGCCAGCGCGTTGCCCTGGCGTACGGCGACGATGTGACCG
The DNA window shown above is from Streptomyces sp. NBC_00670 and carries:
- a CDS encoding YebC/PmpR family DNA-binding transcriptional regulator — translated: MSGHSKWATTKHKKAVIDAKRGKLFAKLIKNIEVAARMGGVDLEGNPTLYDAVQKAKKQSVPNKNIDSAIKRGGGLEAGGADYETIMYEGYGPNGVAVLIECLTDNRNRAASDVRVAMTRNGGSMADPGSVSYLFNRKGVVIVPKGELGEDDVLTAVLDAGAEEVNDLGENFEVLSEATDLVAVRTALQEAGIDYDSAEANFVPTMQVELDEEGAKKIFKLIDALEDSDDVQNVFANFDVSDEVMEKVDA